A window from Criblamydia sequanensis CRIB-18 encodes these proteins:
- a CDS encoding HEAT repeat domain-containing protein, with product MNKWVKALSFGAGFALSLSKTFGAEPDDLKLSYQQAMYIAGQDKLEEAFQIYQKIVASLGRHDLDLLRKMALQILDKGAKSDIPETRFLALLGAAVAFDESSLYLLENALRGNEREFQLIAINFLTQYHNDHADRAIESAMRSPYLIVRIAALQYLCEKQHPRAFSQAEALLCKVTNELTILFPELFFLLDDPRATRTIKRLFGNPKKEVRIATIQSAIRHEREDFVPIFRSLITQHEKSVQEAAIVALGFFKDYESRSQLKKLSLSTDGDLSLAATYALHQLGDDKATLKILECAASENIKALSLLENFENCDDLLIRLLYSNNMLVRVNASLILLKRNNPACLKVLPEIILRDGRDYAMARAYSPGHSFSYIKLIPNSEILAEETPLIKEQSLRIKEEILSEALMLPEKDFLAFSEMVLRAQQNDLVPHVTKLLEKLKTDEAKHLLKTYSQFVGAPLVRNYCNLALFRMGNEGQYKELLKEWLLEQNGIEMIRLRPFLPDEKKLTRFQLTAEETSRLALEALESFVQGSDEENITFILEIMNRLSPANRYVLSGLLIRSTL from the coding sequence ATGAATAAATGGGTAAAAGCCTTAAGTTTTGGAGCAGGTTTTGCTCTCAGTCTTTCGAAAACGTTCGGAGCTGAGCCGGATGATTTAAAACTCTCTTACCAGCAAGCCATGTATATTGCCGGTCAAGATAAGCTCGAAGAAGCTTTTCAAATTTATCAAAAAATTGTCGCAAGCCTTGGCCGACATGACCTGGATTTACTTAGAAAAATGGCTTTGCAGATTTTAGACAAAGGAGCTAAGTCAGATATTCCTGAAACTCGATTTTTAGCTCTTCTTGGAGCTGCTGTCGCCTTCGATGAAAGCAGTCTTTATTTGCTTGAAAATGCCCTAAGGGGAAATGAGCGGGAATTTCAACTTATTGCCATTAATTTTTTAACCCAATACCATAATGATCACGCCGATCGCGCCATTGAATCTGCTATGAGATCGCCCTATCTTATCGTCCGGATAGCAGCTCTTCAGTATTTATGCGAAAAGCAGCACCCAAGAGCTTTTTCTCAAGCAGAAGCGCTTCTTTGCAAAGTGACAAACGAATTAACGATTCTTTTTCCCGAACTTTTTTTCCTTTTGGATGATCCAAGAGCGACAAGGACCATTAAACGTCTTTTTGGCAATCCCAAAAAAGAGGTGAGGATTGCGACCATTCAAAGCGCCATTCGCCACGAAAGAGAAGACTTCGTTCCCATTTTTAGAAGCTTGATTACACAGCATGAAAAATCGGTTCAAGAAGCTGCGATTGTGGCTCTTGGCTTTTTTAAAGATTATGAGAGCCGAAGCCAATTAAAGAAACTTTCTCTTTCGACAGATGGAGATCTTTCACTTGCAGCAACTTACGCTCTCCATCAATTAGGAGATGATAAGGCCACTTTAAAAATTTTAGAGTGCGCAGCTTCAGAAAACATTAAAGCCCTTTCCTTATTAGAGAATTTTGAGAATTGCGATGACTTGCTTATAAGGCTTCTTTATTCAAATAATATGCTAGTCCGCGTAAATGCGAGTTTGATTCTTTTAAAAAGAAACAATCCTGCCTGCTTAAAAGTGCTTCCTGAAATTATTTTAAGAGATGGCCGTGATTATGCCATGGCAAGAGCCTATTCTCCGGGACATAGTTTTTCGTACATTAAACTTATTCCAAATAGCGAAATTTTAGCTGAGGAAACCCCTCTTATTAAAGAACAATCTTTACGCATTAAGGAAGAAATCTTATCTGAGGCGCTAATGCTACCTGAAAAAGATTTCCTTGCTTTTTCAGAGATGGTTTTGAGAGCTCAGCAAAATGACCTTGTTCCTCATGTTACGAAACTTTTAGAAAAACTTAAGACCGATGAAGCTAAACATTTATTAAAAACTTACAGTCAATTTGTCGGGGCGCCTCTTGTAAGAAATTATTGCAACCTAGCCCTTTTTCGCATGGGTAATGAAGGCCAATATAAGGAACTTTTGAAAGAATGGCTTCTTGAACAAAATGGAATCGAAATGATTCGTTTAAGACCCTTTCTTCCTGATGAAAAAAAACTCACCCGTTTCCAATTGACCGCAGAAGAAACCTCAAGACTTGCCCTTGAAGCTCTTGAAAGTTTTGTTCAAGGCTCTGATGAAGAAAACATTACATTTATTTTGGAAATTATGAACCGTCTAAGTCCGGCTAACCGATATGTATTATCAGGGCTTTTAATCCGATCCACCCTCTAA
- a CDS encoding 1-deoxy-D-xylulose-5-phosphate synthase, with protein sequence MNYQILSEIKDPKDLKKLDSRSLSLLAQELRHRIIDVLSQTGGHLASNLGVVELTLALHYVFDSPSDKLIWDVSHQTYIHKLLTGRNELFPTIRQTGGLSGFSNPKESPHDHFYAGHAGTALSLALGVAKQRDLSKEKNYIIPIIGDATLTCGMSLEALNNISRDIKKFIVILNDNEMSISKNVGAITRILSRMLSNPRTTRLYQELDGLLTKIPGYGALISQQGHRITESIKHLFSPAVFFENFGLSYIGPIDGHNINEMIQAFEGIKNSNWPVFIHVLTKKGQGMNEALNNPSLWHGAKPFSPNTGKFLPTTSDKPTFPKIFGKHLLKMARTDESIVAITPAMSQGSCLDQFVAEYPDRCLDVGIAEAHSVTYAGGVAYGKKHKVFSSVYSTFLQRGFDNVFHDVCLQELNVVFAIDRAGIAGGDGQTHNGIYDISFLNAMPNMVIAQPRDGDKLKDLLESAHAWNLPASIRYPNMETTETEREREVLPLGKGEVLQSGSEVLIVAVGHMSELAFEISEKLNLHGIQPTLVDPVFIKPLDEELFVELLKTHSIVVTIEEHSLASGFGILFNSFTLRNGFYPKVLNFGVPEIFVEQGKYKDLLKSIGLTADTIYQKLLKTLEEEVERKNIHMQEVLS encoded by the coding sequence ATGAACTATCAAATTCTTTCAGAAATCAAAGACCCTAAAGATTTAAAAAAATTGGATTCTCGCTCATTGAGTCTCTTGGCACAAGAATTAAGACATCGAATTATAGATGTCTTATCCCAAACAGGAGGTCACTTAGCTTCAAATCTTGGAGTCGTCGAATTAACTCTAGCCCTTCATTACGTTTTTGATTCACCAAGCGATAAACTGATTTGGGATGTAAGCCACCAAACTTATATCCATAAGCTTTTGACAGGCCGAAATGAGCTATTTCCAACGATTCGTCAAACAGGAGGCCTTAGTGGATTTAGCAATCCAAAAGAATCCCCTCATGACCATTTTTATGCAGGACATGCGGGAACGGCTCTCTCTCTTGCTCTTGGAGTCGCGAAACAAAGAGATCTTTCCAAAGAAAAAAACTACATTATTCCTATTATCGGCGATGCCACGCTCACTTGCGGGATGTCGCTTGAAGCTCTAAATAATATTTCAAGAGACATAAAAAAATTTATCGTCATTTTAAATGATAACGAAATGTCGATTTCCAAAAATGTCGGGGCGATCACAAGAATTTTAAGCCGCATGCTAAGCAATCCAAGAACAACAAGACTCTACCAAGAATTAGATGGGCTTTTAACAAAAATTCCGGGGTATGGCGCTTTAATTTCTCAGCAAGGCCATCGCATCACAGAGTCGATTAAACATCTTTTTAGCCCTGCTGTTTTTTTTGAAAACTTTGGGCTTTCCTACATCGGCCCGATTGACGGTCATAACATTAATGAAATGATTCAAGCTTTTGAGGGCATAAAAAATTCCAATTGGCCGGTCTTTATTCATGTTTTAACTAAAAAAGGCCAAGGCATGAATGAAGCTTTAAATAACCCAAGCCTTTGGCATGGCGCCAAGCCTTTTAGCCCAAATACCGGTAAATTTTTACCCACAACGTCTGATAAACCAACCTTTCCTAAGATTTTCGGAAAACATTTATTGAAAATGGCAAGAACTGATGAATCCATTGTAGCCATTACCCCGGCTATGTCCCAAGGTTCTTGCCTTGATCAGTTTGTAGCAGAATATCCGGATCGCTGTCTTGATGTTGGCATAGCAGAAGCTCATTCGGTAACTTATGCTGGCGGTGTAGCTTATGGAAAAAAGCATAAAGTCTTCTCGTCTGTTTACTCGACTTTTTTACAACGCGGTTTTGACAATGTGTTTCACGATGTCTGCTTGCAAGAATTAAATGTGGTCTTTGCAATTGATAGAGCCGGAATTGCAGGCGGCGATGGTCAAACCCATAATGGCATTTATGACATCTCATTTTTAAACGCCATGCCAAACATGGTCATCGCTCAACCAAGAGATGGCGATAAACTAAAAGATCTTTTAGAAAGCGCGCACGCATGGAATCTGCCGGCAAGCATTCGTTACCCTAATATGGAAACTACTGAAACTGAAAGAGAAAGAGAAGTCTTGCCTCTTGGAAAAGGAGAAGTTCTGCAATCAGGTTCCGAGGTTTTAATTGTCGCTGTCGGCCATATGTCGGAGCTTGCTTTTGAAATTAGCGAAAAATTAAACTTGCATGGCATTCAACCAACCCTTGTAGACCCCGTTTTTATAAAACCTCTAGATGAAGAGCTTTTCGTTGAACTTTTAAAAACGCATTCTATTGTGGTCACAATTGAAGAGCATTCCTTAGCCTCCGGATTTGGCATCCTATTCAACAGCTTTACTTTGAGAAACGGCTTTTACCCAAAAGTTTTAAATTTTGGCGTCCCTGAAATTTTTGTTGAACAAGGTAAATATAAGGATCTTTTGAAATCGATTGGTTTAACAGCCGATACTATTTATCAAAAACTTTTAAAAACCCTTGAAGAAGAAGTCGAAAGGAAGAACATTCACATGCAAGAAGTATTATCCTAA
- the xseA gene encoding exodeoxyribonuclease VII large subunit yields MSEESRLLTVSQATHAIKRILEMGFSSLYVKGEISNCKKQSSGHYYFSLKDENASIACVLFRQDALKLSDPLKDGESITIKGSLTVYPQSGKYQIIVKEVQRTGLGDLLLKLEQLKIKLHRKGWFKQERKKSLPKMPKRIGIVTSPTGAVIQDILKVLKRRFSGLHIFLNPVRVQGEGAAKEIAKAIREFNRLNFVDVLIVGRGGGSIEDLFAFNEECVAEAIFESHIPIICAVGHETDHCIAEYVADVRAPTPSAAAEMVIAEKIHYEKALKQIKDRLFDHVKLRVRRGREHLRHLLKQPKLKNPQLLFAAELQNLDGAKEAIDKTMLRFNKTKQMKLTSMKQRLSALNPYLRLLHAKERKKSLRRAIHISFLTFFKKRSAKLSDLNEKLNKSIHFSILNHKVNSALFEKRKELDKAMDHLLRIKEKNLNHCGETLSAINPKKLLSKGFTILFSEKEGSVIKSVHALQKNESYRLLLSDGEAKIQIEKTKPFKKEIKN; encoded by the coding sequence ATGAGTGAAGAGTCCAGGTTATTGACAGTATCCCAAGCAACCCACGCGATCAAACGAATTTTAGAAATGGGATTCTCCTCGCTTTATGTCAAAGGTGAAATTAGCAATTGCAAAAAGCAGTCTTCAGGTCATTATTATTTTTCATTAAAAGATGAAAACGCCTCGATTGCTTGTGTTTTATTCAGGCAAGATGCCCTTAAGCTCTCAGATCCTTTAAAAGACGGCGAAAGCATCACTATCAAAGGAAGTTTGACTGTCTATCCTCAAAGCGGGAAATACCAGATCATTGTCAAAGAAGTTCAAAGGACAGGCCTTGGCGATCTACTTTTAAAGCTTGAACAATTAAAAATTAAATTGCATCGAAAAGGCTGGTTTAAGCAAGAGCGCAAAAAAAGCCTCCCCAAAATGCCGAAAAGAATTGGGATTGTGACAAGCCCGACAGGCGCTGTCATTCAAGATATTTTAAAAGTTTTGAAAAGACGGTTTTCAGGTCTTCACATTTTTCTAAACCCTGTTCGCGTGCAAGGCGAGGGCGCTGCAAAAGAAATTGCAAAAGCTATTAGAGAGTTTAATCGTTTAAATTTTGTCGATGTCCTTATTGTCGGAAGGGGCGGCGGCAGCATAGAAGATTTATTTGCATTTAATGAAGAGTGTGTGGCGGAAGCCATTTTTGAAAGTCATATTCCCATCATTTGTGCTGTCGGCCATGAGACCGATCATTGTATTGCAGAGTATGTCGCAGATGTCAGAGCTCCAACACCTTCCGCTGCCGCCGAAATGGTGATAGCCGAAAAAATCCACTATGAAAAAGCGCTTAAGCAGATAAAAGATCGGCTCTTTGATCACGTGAAACTTCGCGTTAGACGAGGTAGAGAACATCTAAGACACTTACTAAAGCAGCCGAAATTAAAAAACCCTCAGCTTCTGTTTGCAGCGGAGCTGCAAAATTTAGACGGCGCTAAAGAAGCCATAGATAAAACCATGCTTCGTTTTAATAAAACAAAGCAGATGAAGCTGACTTCCATGAAGCAAAGACTTTCCGCATTAAATCCCTATCTTCGACTTTTACACGCAAAAGAAAGGAAGAAAAGTTTAAGGCGCGCGATTCATATAAGCTTTCTTACTTTTTTTAAAAAAAGAAGCGCCAAACTTTCAGATTTAAATGAAAAATTAAATAAATCCATTCATTTTTCAATTTTGAATCATAAAGTTAATTCCGCTCTTTTCGAAAAAAGAAAAGAACTTGATAAAGCTATGGATCACTTGCTACGCATAAAAGAAAAAAATTTAAATCATTGCGGGGAAACTTTAAGCGCCATCAATCCAAAGAAATTGCTTAGCAAAGGATTTACGATTCTCTTCTCAGAAAAGGAAGGTTCGGTTATAAAATCTGTACATGCTCTCCAAAAAAATGAATCTTATCGACTTCTTTTGAGCGATGGGGAAGCTAAAATTCAAATAGAAAAAACAAAGCCTTTCAAAAAAGAAATCAAAAACTAA
- a CDS encoding DUF7507 domain-containing protein — protein sequence MKKCQVIAARVWLKCECEGELCACFCASAQPVRFCSLLCAKPILVCHKCGPEECKPGDPINYTVTVTNRGSCTATGVVLTDPVPDGLEHSSGLRTLTYNLGCLEPCQTKKVSMCFTACKRGEVCNTATVTACNAEPTSCSAKCLVCAECAECVKVGPKEVQIGRNADYQIIVTNTGDKPLTDIVVTDYAPSATSIVAANGARICGNQAVWRMKQLNPGEKATFNITLTSCTPGCFTNRVSMTNCQGCNVCCEYTTRWRGRPALTMCINDTADPICIGDPTSYNIEVTNQGSESDHNVVLVLRFPPEITPESVSGDVCGSISGQTVTFQPYNNFSPRQTIRYRVTARGKASGDGRVIAEVSSDSIKKPIVQQESTIVN from the coding sequence ATGAAGAAATGCCAAGTCATTGCTGCAAGAGTATGGTTAAAGTGTGAATGCGAAGGCGAGCTTTGTGCTTGTTTCTGCGCTAGCGCTCAACCTGTTCGCTTTTGCTCGCTCCTTTGCGCAAAACCAATTCTTGTTTGCCATAAGTGCGGACCGGAAGAGTGCAAACCAGGCGATCCGATCAACTATACTGTAACTGTAACCAACCGCGGAAGCTGCACAGCAACCGGCGTTGTTCTTACAGATCCAGTACCGGATGGACTTGAGCATTCAAGCGGCCTAAGAACCCTTACTTATAATTTGGGTTGTTTAGAGCCTTGCCAAACAAAGAAAGTCAGCATGTGCTTCACAGCATGCAAACGTGGCGAAGTCTGCAACACAGCAACTGTCACAGCTTGCAATGCTGAACCCACATCATGCAGCGCCAAATGCTTAGTTTGCGCCGAATGCGCCGAGTGCGTAAAAGTCGGACCGAAAGAAGTTCAAATTGGCCGCAATGCTGATTATCAGATCATTGTTACAAACACTGGCGATAAGCCTTTGACAGACATCGTTGTCACAGACTATGCTCCAAGCGCAACTTCAATTGTTGCAGCTAATGGCGCTAGAATCTGCGGTAACCAAGCTGTTTGGAGAATGAAGCAATTAAATCCAGGTGAAAAAGCAACTTTCAACATCACGTTGACTTCTTGCACACCAGGCTGCTTCACCAACAGAGTTAGCATGACTAACTGTCAAGGATGCAATGTTTGCTGCGAATACACAACACGTTGGAGAGGCCGTCCAGCTTTAACAATGTGCATTAATGACACAGCAGACCCAATTTGCATTGGTGATCCAACAAGCTATAATATCGAAGTCACAAACCAAGGTTCTGAATCTGACCACAACGTTGTGCTCGTACTCCGCTTCCCTCCCGAAATTACACCGGAAAGTGTTAGCGGCGATGTATGTGGCTCAATCAGCGGCCAGACTGTAACATTCCAACCTTACAACAACTTTAGCCCAAGACAGACGATTCGTTACAGAGTCACTGCCCGCGGTAAAGCTTCAGGTGATGGAAGGGTGATTGCAGAAGTCAGCTCCGACTCGATTAAAAAGCCGATCGTACAACAAGAAAGCACGATCGTGAACTAA
- a CDS encoding nucleoside triphosphate pyrophosphatase, whose protein sequence is MNSPLPDIILGSTSPRRKEILSFFHIPFKQVSPDFDEDSVPHHLDPDTYAVEIAKGKLLSLIPKHQDSLIITADTVVYKEGLYFGKPKNEEEAAFFLNSLQGSWHSVISAVCLYYKGQIVTQAEETRVHFNFLANEEILKYISFAKWQDKAGGYSIQDSGGLLVNRIEGCFYNVLGFPINTFRYLLKEVGIDLWQFL, encoded by the coding sequence ATGAATTCCCCTTTGCCTGATATTATCCTTGGCTCAACTTCCCCACGAAGAAAAGAGATCCTTTCCTTTTTTCATATCCCCTTCAAACAAGTATCTCCCGATTTTGATGAAGATTCAGTGCCTCATCATCTAGACCCTGATACTTATGCAGTGGAAATCGCAAAAGGAAAGCTTCTTTCATTAATCCCAAAGCACCAAGACTCTTTAATAATCACAGCAGACACGGTCGTTTATAAAGAGGGCCTTTATTTTGGAAAGCCAAAAAACGAAGAGGAAGCGGCGTTTTTTTTAAATAGCTTGCAAGGCAGCTGGCACTCTGTTATTTCAGCTGTTTGTCTATACTACAAAGGTCAGATCGTGACTCAAGCAGAAGAAACGCGTGTTCATTTCAATTTTCTTGCAAATGAAGAAATTTTGAAGTACATCAGCTTCGCTAAGTGGCAAGATAAAGCCGGCGGGTATAGTATTCAAGACTCGGGCGGGCTTCTTGTCAACAGAATAGAGGGCTGCTTCTACAATGTTTTAGGGTTTCCAATCAATACCTTTAGATACCTTCTAAAAGAAGTCGGAATAGATTTATGGCAATTTTTATGA
- a CDS encoding NAD(+)/NADH kinase, which yields MKVKTVALFPNMQKSQSTSITMGVREFLFQRNVNVVAEDLIAEQIGANPLTSVDPNEVDLIISLGGDGTILRLLQRHPELKAPIVGINLGSLGFMADIPIVDIYPALEDLLKGNFKVQERLMMKGTTIHKETCLAVNEIVVHRAKNPSLVDLAIHVDGMYLNTFSADGLIISSPSGSTAYSLAAGGPILTPDLEAFLITPICPHTISNRPIVLMPKDHIKIQYLNEYEPVEVTYDGFANFHIATGEVFYIQKAERTCSLISLPGHDYFSTLRQKLGWAGTLKN from the coding sequence ATGAAAGTAAAAACGGTTGCTCTTTTTCCAAATATGCAAAAAAGCCAATCCACAAGCATTACGATGGGAGTTAGAGAGTTTTTATTTCAAAGAAATGTGAATGTTGTTGCCGAAGATTTGATTGCCGAACAAATTGGAGCAAATCCCCTCACCTCCGTTGATCCAAACGAAGTGGATTTAATTATTTCCCTTGGCGGCGATGGCACTATTTTAAGACTTTTACAAAGACACCCCGAGCTTAAAGCCCCGATTGTCGGCATCAATCTTGGCAGCCTCGGCTTTATGGCAGATATTCCGATTGTGGACATTTACCCGGCCCTTGAAGATCTTCTAAAAGGAAACTTCAAAGTTCAAGAGCGCTTAATGATGAAAGGGACAACGATTCATAAAGAAACTTGTCTTGCAGTCAATGAGATTGTAGTTCATAGGGCTAAAAATCCAAGTCTTGTAGACCTTGCAATCCACGTGGATGGCATGTATTTAAATACTTTTTCAGCAGACGGGCTTATCATTTCATCGCCAAGCGGCTCAACCGCCTATTCTCTTGCAGCAGGCGGACCCATTTTAACCCCCGACCTTGAAGCTTTTTTAATTACTCCGATCTGTCCCCATACCATTTCTAATAGACCGATTGTTTTAATGCCTAAGGACCACATCAAAATTCAATACCTAAACGAGTATGAGCCGGTTGAGGTGACCTATGATGGCTTTGCTAATTTTCATATAGCTACAGGCGAGGTGTTCTATATCCAAAAGGCTGAAAGAACTTGTTCTTTGATCAGCTTGCCTGGCCACGACTATTTTTCCACCTTAAGACAAAAATTAGGCTGGGCAGGAACTTTAAAAAATTAA
- a CDS encoding exodeoxyribonuclease VII small subunit: MSQAKQTFESAFHRLEEILEIMNSDTVTLDDSLKLYEEADNLIRFCSKKLNDAETKVEMLMKNREGDLLIGQDKKPLTQDFPSGND, from the coding sequence ATGTCTCAAGCCAAACAAACCTTTGAATCCGCCTTTCATCGATTGGAAGAAATTCTTGAAATCATGAATTCCGATACGGTTACACTCGATGATTCATTGAAACTTTATGAGGAAGCAGATAATCTCATTCGTTTTTGTTCTAAAAAATTAAACGATGCTGAAACAAAAGTTGAAATGTTAATGAAAAATCGTGAAGGTGATTTATTAATAGGACAAGATAAAAAACCGTTAACCCAAGATTTTCCTTCAGGAAATGACTAA